In Streptomyces sp. SID8374, one genomic interval encodes:
- a CDS encoding metallophosphoesterase family protein — protein sequence MRSNSSRPARGSARHRMATATTAAFLGLTLALSGGQVTPAAAAESSTLTGIVLGVGANETQRTVSWYSSADTAQKVQLAPTAQLSGGAFPADSATFDALGAKNIPGSGGYNHRATLTGLKENTAYSYRVGSEGNWSPAYSFATQDFEGEYDFLFLGDPQIGSSGDLAQDQAGWQATLDVATKANPKAEILVSGGDQVEKAGNEAEWNAFLAPDQLRQYPWAATIGNHDVGSKAYDQHFATPNTDRSAALYANGNPASDTSGGNYWYIYKDVLFIDLNSNSYATSQGGGGDEAHTKYVTDVIDQHGSEAKWKVLVYHHSIYSPAAHAKDKDNKVRRVDFPTTFSKLGVDMVLQGHDHSYSRSYLIKNGQKADPKEQPGAADVYPGPGGVLYVTANSASGSKYYDITAPDSSGTSGEGNGADPLNPGSYWYNSVQNQEHVRSYVKVQVRNDKLVVENIRSGTCAAPNSQVSKGDWCKNTTAAQPVGSVVDKVSVHPYNGDGQSLQVNVPKPAPGEFGWTIDGYNGLVDLGTAKEENGDHFTASGKINPILVSDTRRSLSPWAVSADVSQFKDAQKTFAGSYLGWTPYVLDEGAGAKAGAPVPSGYDGKGEGLAVSRGLGSAPQGHARGTAKLGADLDLKIPDSVQKGGYRATLTITALSS from the coding sequence ATGAGATCGAACTCTTCCCGGCCGGCCCGAGGGTCCGCGCGGCACCGGATGGCCACCGCCACCACCGCCGCGTTCCTCGGACTGACCCTCGCCCTCTCCGGCGGACAGGTCACGCCCGCCGCCGCGGCCGAGTCCTCCACCCTCACCGGCATCGTCCTGGGCGTCGGCGCCAACGAGACCCAGCGCACCGTCAGCTGGTACTCCTCCGCCGACACCGCCCAGAAGGTCCAGCTCGCCCCCACCGCGCAGCTCTCCGGGGGCGCGTTCCCCGCCGACTCCGCGACCTTCGACGCCCTGGGCGCCAAGAACATCCCCGGCAGCGGCGGCTACAACCACCGCGCCACCCTCACCGGGCTCAAGGAGAACACGGCCTACTCCTACCGGGTCGGCTCCGAGGGCAACTGGTCCCCGGCGTACTCCTTCGCGACGCAGGACTTCGAGGGCGAGTACGACTTCCTCTTCCTCGGCGACCCGCAGATCGGCTCCTCCGGCGACCTGGCACAGGACCAGGCCGGCTGGCAGGCCACGCTGGACGTGGCCACCAAGGCCAACCCGAAGGCCGAGATCCTGGTCTCCGGCGGCGACCAGGTCGAGAAGGCCGGCAACGAGGCCGAGTGGAACGCCTTCCTCGCGCCCGACCAGCTGCGCCAGTACCCGTGGGCGGCCACCATCGGCAACCACGACGTCGGCAGCAAGGCGTACGACCAGCACTTCGCGACGCCGAACACGGACCGCTCCGCCGCGCTGTACGCCAACGGCAACCCGGCCTCCGACACCTCCGGCGGCAACTACTGGTACATCTACAAGGATGTGCTGTTCATCGACCTCAACAGCAACAGCTACGCCACCTCCCAGGGCGGCGGGGGCGACGAGGCGCACACCAAGTACGTCACCGACGTCATCGACCAGCACGGTTCCGAGGCCAAGTGGAAGGTGCTGGTCTACCACCACTCGATCTACTCCCCGGCCGCGCACGCCAAGGACAAGGACAACAAGGTCCGCCGGGTCGACTTCCCGACGACCTTCTCCAAGCTGGGCGTCGACATGGTCCTCCAGGGCCATGACCACAGCTACTCCCGCAGCTACCTCATCAAGAACGGGCAGAAGGCCGACCCGAAGGAGCAGCCCGGCGCGGCCGACGTCTACCCCGGCCCCGGCGGCGTCCTCTACGTCACGGCCAACTCGGCCTCCGGCTCGAAGTATTACGACATCACCGCGCCCGACTCCAGCGGCACCAGCGGCGAGGGCAACGGCGCCGACCCGCTGAACCCGGGCAGCTACTGGTACAACTCGGTCCAGAACCAGGAGCACGTCCGCAGCTACGTCAAGGTCCAGGTCCGCAACGACAAGCTCGTCGTGGAGAACATCCGCAGCGGCACCTGCGCGGCCCCCAACTCCCAGGTCTCCAAGGGCGACTGGTGCAAGAACACCACCGCAGCCCAGCCCGTCGGCTCCGTCGTCGACAAGGTGAGCGTCCACCCGTACAACGGTGACGGCCAGTCCCTCCAGGTCAACGTGCCGAAGCCTGCTCCGGGCGAGTTCGGCTGGACCATCGACGGCTACAACGGCCTGGTGGACCTCGGGACCGCCAAGGAGGAGAACGGCGACCACTTCACCGCCTCCGGCAAGATCAACCCCATCCTCGTCTCGGACACCCGCCGCTCGCTCTCCCCGTGGGCCGTCTCGGCCGACGTGAGCCAGTTCAAGGACGCCCAGAAGACGTTCGCGGGCTCCTACCTCGGCTGGACGCCGTACGTCCTCGACGAGGGCGCGGGCGCCAAGGCCGGTGCGCCGGTCCCCTCCGGCTACGACGGCAAGGGTGAGGGCCTGGCGGTCTCCCGCGGCCTCGGCTCCGCTCCCCAGGGGCACGCCCGCGGCACGGCCAAGCTGGGCGCCGACCTCGATCTGAAGATCCCGGACTCCGTCCAGAAGGGCGGCTACCGCGCGACCCTCACGATCACCGCGCTGAGCAGCTGA
- a CDS encoding HupE/UreJ family protein: MSPRVRRPLLALAAAVLVLLGLVRPAAAHGFTSTVYAHVTSVGDSSLRTELKLEYDLLVVSAADAGSNDPLFRTGTDAFEAGDADAQAAALNAHRTTAVGYVTERLAVTAGGAACEPAPAGTFRMGEEEGVPYALLALDWACPEQHTPGQYEIRSGLFPDSEGYVTGTKTIATYAVDGRTGSAALDAGHPSFSIGQSWPERFWGFFRLGAEHLLTGTDHILFLLALIAGSRRTREVVLAATAFTLAHSVTFMLAALGLVDVPADLVEPVIALSIAVVAGWHLWRIRGRGTDATELRAREGNAGLRAPEGDRGGLDRAGWIRLGVVFGFGLVHGLGFADALGIEAAWSWTLLWSLLVFNIGIEAVQLAVIAVLFPLLLLLRRRSERAALWATGALSAGVAVMGLIWFVQRVTES; this comes from the coding sequence ATGTCGCCTCGTGTCCGCCGACCGCTGCTCGCACTCGCCGCAGCGGTCCTCGTCCTTCTCGGCCTGGTCCGGCCCGCCGCCGCCCATGGCTTCACCTCCACCGTGTACGCGCACGTCACCTCCGTAGGCGACAGTTCGCTGAGGACCGAACTGAAACTGGAGTACGACCTTCTCGTCGTCTCGGCCGCCGACGCCGGGTCGAACGACCCGCTCTTCCGCACCGGAACCGACGCGTTCGAAGCCGGGGACGCCGACGCCCAGGCCGCGGCCCTGAACGCCCACCGCACCACAGCCGTCGGCTACGTCACCGAACGCCTCGCGGTCACCGCGGGCGGCGCCGCCTGCGAACCCGCCCCCGCCGGAACGTTCCGGATGGGCGAGGAGGAGGGCGTGCCCTACGCGCTGCTGGCCCTCGACTGGGCCTGCCCCGAACAGCACACCCCGGGGCAGTACGAGATCCGCAGCGGACTCTTCCCCGACTCCGAGGGCTATGTCACCGGTACGAAGACCATCGCGACCTACGCCGTCGACGGCCGCACGGGAAGCGCCGCACTCGACGCCGGCCACCCGTCCTTCTCGATCGGCCAGTCCTGGCCGGAGCGCTTCTGGGGATTCTTCCGGCTCGGCGCCGAGCATCTGCTGACCGGGACCGACCACATCCTCTTCCTGCTCGCCCTCATCGCGGGATCCCGGCGGACCCGCGAAGTCGTCCTCGCCGCCACCGCTTTCACCCTGGCCCACTCCGTGACGTTCATGCTGGCCGCACTGGGGCTGGTCGACGTCCCGGCGGACCTGGTGGAGCCCGTCATCGCGCTGTCCATCGCCGTGGTCGCCGGCTGGCACCTCTGGCGGATCCGCGGGCGCGGCACCGACGCCACGGAGCTCCGGGCGAGGGAGGGGAACGCGGGGCTCCGCGCACCGGAGGGGGACCGGGGCGGGCTGGACCGCGCAGGCTGGATCCGGCTCGGCGTCGTCTTCGGCTTCGGCCTGGTGCACGGTCTCGGCTTCGCCGACGCGCTCGGCATCGAGGCGGCCTGGTCGTGGACGCTGCTGTGGTCGCTGCTGGTCTTCAACATCGGCATCGAAGCGGTCCAACTCGCCGTCATCGCTGTGCTGTTCCCCCTCCTCCTGCTGCTGCGGCGCCGCTCGGAGCGGGCCGCCCTGTGGGCCACCGGCGCGCTGTCGGCCGGGGTCGCCGTCATGGGGCTCATCTGGTTCGTGCAGCGGGTGACGGAATCGTAG
- a CDS encoding helix-turn-helix domain-containing protein produces MTTMAAESLLAPDSTRTASGSGAASAAEIRRHELAAFLRSRRERITPEQVGLVRGRRRRTPGLRREEVAQLSAVGVTWYTWLEQARDIQVSAQVLDALARALLLDPSERAHLFALAAAPDPAPGTECPTVTPALRTMLEQLDPIPACVQNSRYDVLAYNRTYSRLLCDLDALPPEDRNCLLLAFTHDDWRASIVDLPEVTRMMAAKFRASMAGHLAEPAWKALLHRLETRSPEFREVWGRHEVVDQRGRTKYIRNARVGLLHVEHTNLWLGPASGPRLVSYPPVDEETRTRLERLHRIALAAG; encoded by the coding sequence ATGACGACCATGGCAGCCGAGTCCCTGCTCGCACCGGACAGCACGCGGACCGCGTCCGGGAGCGGTGCCGCGTCCGCCGCCGAGATCCGGCGGCACGAGCTGGCCGCCTTCCTGCGCAGCCGCCGCGAGCGCATCACGCCCGAGCAGGTCGGTCTCGTACGCGGCCGTCGGCGCCGTACGCCCGGGCTGCGCCGCGAGGAGGTCGCCCAGCTCTCGGCCGTCGGCGTCACCTGGTACACCTGGCTGGAACAGGCCCGGGACATCCAGGTCTCCGCCCAGGTGCTGGACGCCCTCGCCCGCGCGCTGCTCCTGGACCCCAGCGAACGCGCCCACCTCTTCGCGCTCGCCGCCGCCCCCGACCCGGCCCCCGGCACGGAGTGCCCCACGGTCACCCCGGCGCTGCGGACCATGCTGGAGCAGCTGGACCCCATTCCGGCCTGCGTCCAGAACAGCCGGTACGACGTCCTCGCGTACAACCGCACCTACTCCCGGCTGCTCTGCGACCTGGACGCGCTGCCGCCCGAGGACCGCAACTGCCTGCTGCTCGCCTTCACCCACGACGACTGGCGGGCCTCGATCGTCGACCTGCCCGAGGTCACGCGGATGATGGCCGCCAAGTTCCGCGCCTCGATGGCCGGGCACCTGGCCGAGCCCGCCTGGAAGGCGCTGCTGCACCGGCTGGAGACGCGGTCGCCGGAGTTCCGGGAGGTGTGGGGGCGCCACGAGGTGGTCGACCAGCGGGGGAGGACCAAGTACATCCGCAACGCGCGCGTGGGGCTGCTGCACGTGGAGCACACCAACCTCTGGCTCGGCCCGGCGAGCGGGCCGCGCCTGGTCAGCTATCCGCCGGTGGACGAGGAGACCCGCACCCGGCTGGAACGGCTGCACCGGATCGCCCTCGCCGCGGGCTAG
- a CDS encoding MFS transporter — MSESSVHTSLGTAARTTAPVRHHDHPSPALGTLGLFTVLLGAALPLIDFFIVNVALPTIDRDLNAGPALLELVVAGYGLAYAVLLVLGGRLGDMMGRRRLFLIGMAAFGITSLACGLAPDAWTLVGARVAQGAAAALMLPQVLATIQAATRGRRRARAMSLYGATAGLSMVAGQILGGVLIAAAPMSSVFGESAGWRSVFLVNVPVAVVGLVLAVRAVPETRSERPAPVDVPGTLLLALSLVTLLAPLTEGRAAGWPLWTWVSLGLFPFSAYAFYRVERRADRLGRVPLVPPSLLRLDSLRRGLALVVPFSIGFGGFMFVIAVALQQGLRMGPAAAGLSLAPMALAFFGASLAGPRLIRRYGTRVVTAGGLIQAVGVVVLVLTVRYEWQGLGLWGLLPGVAVAGLGQGLQLPVLFRIVLSDVPPEKAGVGGGVMTTTQQAALALGVATLGTLFLALVPGLGMRDALVVTLLVQLAAVALTTGLSLRLPRTVA; from the coding sequence GTGAGTGAATCATCCGTACACACATCCCTCGGTACGGCGGCCCGGACGACGGCCCCCGTCCGCCACCACGACCACCCCTCCCCCGCGCTCGGCACACTGGGCCTGTTCACCGTGCTGCTGGGCGCCGCGCTCCCGCTCATCGACTTCTTCATCGTCAACGTGGCCCTGCCCACGATCGACCGCGATCTGAACGCGGGCCCGGCCCTGCTCGAACTCGTCGTCGCGGGGTACGGCCTCGCGTACGCCGTCCTCCTCGTCCTCGGCGGCCGGCTCGGCGACATGATGGGCCGCCGCCGGCTGTTCCTGATCGGGATGGCGGCCTTCGGGATCACCTCGCTGGCCTGCGGGCTCGCCCCCGACGCCTGGACGCTGGTCGGCGCCCGGGTGGCCCAGGGCGCCGCCGCCGCGCTGATGCTGCCGCAGGTGCTGGCCACGATCCAGGCGGCGACGCGGGGCCGGCGCCGGGCCCGGGCGATGAGCCTGTACGGGGCGACGGCCGGGCTTTCCATGGTCGCGGGCCAGATCCTGGGCGGGGTGCTGATCGCCGCAGCCCCGATGTCCTCGGTGTTCGGCGAGAGCGCGGGCTGGCGGTCGGTGTTCCTGGTGAACGTGCCGGTGGCGGTGGTGGGCCTGGTCCTGGCCGTCCGCGCGGTGCCGGAGACCCGGTCGGAGCGCCCCGCCCCCGTCGACGTACCCGGAACGCTACTCCTGGCGCTGTCCCTGGTGACGTTGCTGGCCCCGCTCACGGAGGGGCGGGCGGCGGGGTGGCCGCTGTGGACCTGGGTGTCGCTGGGGCTGTTCCCCTTCTCCGCGTACGCCTTCTACCGGGTGGAGCGGCGGGCCGACCGGCTGGGCCGCGTACCGCTGGTGCCGCCGAGCCTGCTGCGGCTGGACTCGCTGCGGCGGGGGCTGGCGCTGGTGGTGCCGTTCTCGATCGGGTTCGGCGGTTTCATGTTCGTGATCGCGGTGGCGCTCCAGCAGGGGTTGCGGATGGGCCCGGCGGCGGCCGGCCTCTCGCTCGCCCCGATGGCGCTGGCGTTCTTCGGGGCCTCGCTCGCCGGTCCCCGCCTGATCCGCCGCTACGGCACCCGGGTCGTCACGGCGGGCGGGCTGATCCAGGCGGTGGGCGTGGTGGTGCTGGTGCTCACGGTGCGCTACGAGTGGCAGGGGCTCGGCCTGTGGGGTCTGCTGCCCGGGGTGGCCGTCGCCGGCCTCGGCCAGGGTCTCCAACTCCCCGTACTCTTCCGGATCGTGCTCTCCGACGTACCGCCGGAGAAGGCCGGGGTGGGCGGCGGCGTGATGACGACGACGCAGCAGGCGGCGCTGGCTCTGGGGGTGGCCACGCTCGGCACCCTGTTCCTGGCGCTGGTGCCGGGCCTGGGCATGCGGGACGCGCTGGTCGTGACCCTGCTGGTGCAGCTGGCGGCGGTGGCGCTGACGACCGGGCTGAGCCTGCGGCTGCCGCGCACGGTGGCGTGA
- a CDS encoding family 16 glycoside hydrolase, whose protein sequence is MRRLAVLVSALLLVSLAPGQAAAQPPDLPPQEPGVTMRVFDVQMVLEDFCTLKPGQTPNVDELKPTIDWTTAEDFGMDGKFVTEVTAYLDVESAGKHDFRITSDDGSRLIIDGAEIIDNGGKHGARPKEGSAELTEGHHALRIDHWDGEYDQRLLLEWRPPGASAFSVVPTSVLSTDADVTRVTSPGRKLCEGIDESPGDGLPLAGVHPDYTLTDLRPAGFEPQVTGMDWLPDGRLAVSTWGGSRESRLGQVHLLDNVTGATDPSKVTTKLVAENLLEPMGLKYVDGTLYVSEKDGLTALVDEDGDEVTDEYRKIATWPFGGNYHEFAFGLLYEKGNFYVSTGIAMVPGGATQDPQNVPDRGSTLKIDKETGEVSYVAGGLRTPNGLGWGPEGEIFATDNQGAYVPTSKLVRIEQGAFYNHHTNPDGVHDDQPVTEPVLWLPHGEISNSPSNPLLLPEGPFAGQMVFGDVTYGGLQRAYLEKVGGEYQGAVFRMTQGLEAGVNRISLGPDGAIYAGGIGDSGNWGQEGKLKFGLQKLSLTGDQAFDMRAMRAVEGGFEIEYTQPLSEETAEDLAAKYQAQQWRYVATPRYGGPKADEKTLDVTSATLSGDRRTVTLKMDGLRPGHVVHVRSPRPFAATSGEELWSTEAWYSLNTLPDGSKAPPVYEAESASLAGGTKFNDNHSGYSGTGFVDNNWEPGSRTTFAVRAGKEGKHDLALRYANGQNADPEPKPRSMTLYVNGERRQQIWLDSTVTWNTWATHVESVPLRKGANTITYAYEPEDDGHVNLDNLTVTPTERTTLFDGSDLGAWESKDGGPARWPVADGSMESLGGDIRTKEKFGDFRMHAEWYQPDYPPDVTGQARGNSGVYIQERYELQVLESFGVDVPAKDDAGAIYLRKAPDVNAATPPGTWQSYDIEFRAARFDSDGRKTEDARVTLRWNGELVHDDVAIAGPTGAGRPEGPAPGHIMLQDHGDPGENPRFRTIWIERL, encoded by the coding sequence ATGCGGCGTTTGGCCGTACTCGTCTCCGCCCTGTTGCTCGTGTCCCTCGCCCCGGGCCAGGCAGCCGCTCAGCCCCCCGACCTACCGCCGCAGGAACCGGGCGTGACCATGCGGGTGTTCGACGTACAGATGGTTCTGGAGGACTTCTGCACGCTCAAGCCCGGACAGACGCCCAACGTCGACGAGTTGAAGCCGACGATCGACTGGACCACCGCCGAGGACTTCGGCATGGACGGGAAGTTCGTCACCGAGGTCACCGCGTACCTCGACGTCGAGTCGGCCGGGAAGCATGACTTCCGCATCACCAGCGACGACGGGTCCCGGCTGATCATCGACGGTGCGGAGATCATCGACAACGGGGGCAAGCACGGCGCCCGGCCCAAGGAGGGCTCGGCCGAGCTGACCGAGGGTCACCACGCCCTGCGGATCGACCACTGGGACGGCGAGTACGACCAGCGCCTCCTGCTGGAGTGGCGGCCCCCCGGAGCGAGCGCGTTCTCCGTCGTGCCCACCTCGGTGCTGAGCACCGACGCCGACGTCACCCGGGTCACCTCGCCGGGCCGCAAGCTCTGCGAAGGCATCGACGAGTCACCGGGCGACGGCCTGCCGCTGGCCGGGGTCCACCCCGACTACACGCTGACCGACCTGCGGCCCGCCGGTTTCGAACCGCAGGTCACCGGCATGGACTGGCTGCCCGACGGCCGACTGGCCGTCAGCACCTGGGGCGGCAGCCGGGAGAGCCGGCTGGGGCAGGTCCACCTTCTCGACAACGTCACCGGTGCCACCGACCCGTCGAAGGTCACCACGAAGCTGGTCGCCGAGAACCTGCTGGAACCGATGGGCCTCAAGTACGTGGACGGCACCCTCTACGTCTCCGAGAAGGACGGCCTGACCGCGCTGGTCGACGAGGACGGTGACGAGGTCACCGACGAGTACCGCAAGATCGCGACCTGGCCGTTCGGCGGCAACTACCACGAGTTCGCGTTCGGGCTGCTGTACGAGAAGGGGAACTTCTACGTCAGCACGGGCATCGCCATGGTCCCCGGCGGCGCGACCCAGGACCCGCAGAACGTGCCCGACCGCGGCTCCACCCTGAAGATCGACAAGGAGACCGGCGAGGTGTCCTACGTGGCCGGGGGGCTGCGCACGCCGAACGGCCTCGGCTGGGGCCCCGAGGGCGAGATCTTCGCCACCGACAACCAGGGCGCGTACGTGCCGACGTCGAAGCTGGTCCGGATCGAGCAGGGCGCCTTCTACAACCACCACACGAACCCGGACGGCGTCCACGACGACCAGCCGGTGACCGAGCCCGTGCTGTGGCTGCCGCACGGTGAGATCTCCAACTCTCCGAGCAATCCCCTCCTCCTGCCCGAAGGGCCCTTCGCCGGGCAGATGGTGTTCGGCGACGTGACCTACGGCGGCCTCCAGCGGGCGTACCTGGAGAAGGTCGGCGGCGAGTACCAGGGCGCGGTGTTCCGCATGACGCAGGGCCTGGAGGCCGGGGTCAACCGGATCAGTCTCGGACCGGACGGGGCGATCTACGCCGGTGGCATCGGCGACTCGGGGAACTGGGGCCAGGAGGGCAAGCTCAAGTTCGGCCTCCAGAAGCTGTCGCTCACCGGTGACCAGGCCTTCGACATGCGGGCCATGCGCGCGGTGGAGGGCGGCTTCGAGATCGAATACACGCAGCCGCTGTCGGAGGAGACCGCCGAGGATCTGGCGGCCAAGTACCAGGCGCAGCAGTGGCGTTACGTGGCCACCCCGAGGTACGGCGGCCCGAAGGCCGACGAGAAGACCCTCGACGTCACCTCGGCGACGCTCTCCGGGGACCGGAGGACCGTGACGCTGAAGATGGACGGCCTGCGCCCCGGCCACGTGGTGCATGTGCGGTCACCGCGCCCGTTCGCGGCTACGAGCGGCGAGGAGCTGTGGAGCACCGAGGCGTGGTACAGCCTCAACACGCTGCCCGACGGCTCGAAGGCGCCGCCGGTGTACGAGGCGGAGTCCGCCTCGCTGGCCGGTGGCACCAAGTTCAACGACAACCACTCCGGGTACTCCGGCACGGGCTTCGTCGACAACAACTGGGAGCCGGGCTCCCGCACCACCTTCGCCGTACGGGCCGGCAAGGAGGGGAAGCACGATCTGGCGCTGCGCTACGCGAACGGGCAGAACGCCGACCCCGAGCCGAAGCCGCGGTCGATGACCCTTTACGTCAACGGTGAGCGGCGGCAGCAGATCTGGCTGGACTCCACCGTCACCTGGAACACCTGGGCGACGCACGTCGAGTCGGTGCCGCTGCGCAAGGGTGCCAACACGATCACCTACGCGTACGAGCCCGAGGACGACGGCCATGTGAACCTCGACAACCTGACCGTCACCCCGACGGAGCGCACCACTCTCTTCGACGGCTCGGACCTCGGCGCCTGGGAGTCGAAGGACGGCGGTCCGGCGAGGTGGCCGGTGGCGGACGGCTCCATGGAGTCGCTCGGCGGGGACATCCGGACGAAGGAGAAGTTCGGCGACTTCCGGATGCACGCCGAGTGGTACCAGCCGGACTACCCGCCGGACGTCACCGGGCAGGCCCGGGGCAACAGCGGGGTCTACATCCAGGAGCGCTACGAGCTCCAGGTGCTGGAGTCCTTCGGGGTCGACGTACCCGCCAAGGACGATGCCGGGGCGATCTATCTGCGCAAGGCCCCGGACGTCAACGCGGCGACCCCGCCCGGCACCTGGCAGAGCTACGACATCGAGTTCCGGGCCGCTCGCTTCGACAGCGACGGCAGGAAGACGGAGGACGCCCGGGTGACGCTGCGGTGGAACGGCGAGCTGGTCCACGACGACGTGGCCATCGCCGGTCCCACGGGTGCGGGCCGCCCGGAGGGCCCCGCACCGGGTCACATCATGTTGCAGGACCACGGAGACCCCGGTGAGAACCCGAGGTTCCGCACCATCTGGATCGAGAGGCTCTGA